A genomic segment from Pediococcus acidilactici encodes:
- a CDS encoding acetyl-CoA carboxylase biotin carboxyl carrier protein subunit produces the protein MEEIDLDKLLTKLDQSSFTSFEIHDGDFNLKVKKEAAPASQPVMQNNPPVAETTPSVPESEPLAEIKAPFVGVVYFAPAEGEDPYIQEGSTVKKGDTVALIEAMKMFNEVHSPIEGEVVEILVDNGSMVEYDQPIARIREK, from the coding sequence ATGGAAGAGATTGATTTAGATAAATTATTGACTAAATTAGATCAATCGTCGTTTACATCGTTTGAAATTCACGACGGTGATTTTAATTTAAAGGTTAAAAAAGAAGCAGCACCGGCTAGTCAGCCCGTAATGCAAAATAATCCACCAGTAGCGGAAACAACTCCTTCCGTGCCTGAAAGTGAACCGTTAGCTGAAATTAAGGCCCCGTTTGTGGGAGTAGTTTACTTTGCTCCGGCAGAAGGCGAAGATCCATATATTCAAGAAGGTAGTACGGTTAAAAAAGGTGACACCGTGGCCTTGATTGAAGCAATGAAGATGTTTAACGAAGTTCATTCACCGATTGAAGGCGAAGTTGTCGAAATCCTGGTTGATAATGGTTCGATGGTGGAATATGACCAGCCAATCGCTCGGATTCGCGAAAAATAG
- the rplS gene encoding 50S ribosomal protein L19, giving the protein MNELINKITKEQLRDDIPEFRAGDTVRVHAKVVEGNRERIQMFEGVVIKRHGSGISATYTVRKISNGIGVERTFPLHSPRVAKIDVVRYGRVRRAKLYYLRALHGKAARIKEDRRKANAMKNK; this is encoded by the coding sequence ATGAATGAATTAATCAACAAGATTACAAAAGAACAACTTCGCGACGACATTCCTGAATTCCGCGCTGGTGATACTGTTCGGGTTCACGCTAAGGTTGTTGAAGGTAACCGCGAACGGATCCAGATGTTTGAAGGGGTAGTTATCAAGCGTCATGGTTCAGGAATCAGTGCTACATACACTGTTCGTAAGATCAGTAACGGAATTGGTGTGGAACGTACATTCCCACTCCATTCACCACGTGTAGCTAAGATTGACGTTGTTCGTTACGGTCGCGTTCGTCGTGCTAAGCTTTACTACCTACGTGCATTACATGGTAAGGCAGCTCGTATTAAGGAAGACCGTCGTAAAGCTAACGCTATGAAAAATAAATAG
- the trmD gene encoding tRNA (guanosine(37)-N1)-methyltransferase TrmD, translating to MKIDILTLFPKMVEVPLHESIVGKAIESDKLAVEVTDFREYSTNKHKNVDDYPYGGGAGMLLTPQPIFDAMEHVKSQNHQSAGRVILVDPGGKRFNQAMAEDFAKEEHLTFICGHYEGYDERIKTLVDDEVSLGDFVITGGELAALTMIDATVRLLPDVLGNDESAEDDSFSTGLLEFPQYTRPADFRGLKVPEILLSGNHGKIDEWRRTMALKKTLERRPDLLKTAKLTAEDQKILRELQTPDI from the coding sequence ATGAAGATTGATATTTTAACTTTATTTCCGAAAATGGTTGAAGTGCCGCTCCACGAGTCAATTGTGGGGAAGGCGATTGAAAGTGACAAATTAGCCGTTGAGGTAACTGATTTTCGTGAATATTCAACTAATAAGCACAAAAATGTCGACGATTACCCTTATGGAGGCGGAGCCGGTATGCTACTGACGCCACAACCGATTTTTGACGCTATGGAGCACGTCAAAAGCCAAAATCACCAATCGGCAGGTCGGGTGATTTTAGTGGATCCAGGTGGCAAGCGTTTTAATCAAGCAATGGCGGAAGATTTTGCAAAAGAAGAGCACCTGACCTTTATCTGTGGGCATTATGAAGGCTATGATGAGCGGATTAAGACGTTGGTCGATGACGAAGTTTCGCTTGGTGATTTTGTGATTACGGGCGGGGAATTAGCGGCATTGACGATGATTGATGCAACGGTTCGTTTACTACCAGACGTGCTAGGTAACGATGAGTCTGCTGAAGATGATTCATTTTCTACGGGACTTTTAGAGTTTCCACAGTACACCCGTCCCGCTGATTTTCGAGGATTAAAAGTACCGGAGATTTTGTTGAGTGGTAACCATGGCAAGATTGACGAATGGCGACGAACGATGGCGTTGAAGAAAACGTTAGAACGTCGGCCAGATTTATTAAAAACGGCTAAATTAACGGCGGAAGATCAAAAGATCCTCCGAGAATTACAAACACCCGATATATAA
- the acpP gene encoding acyl carrier protein has protein sequence MTKEEVFAKVQEVIADQLEKDASKITMETSFSEDLEADSLDIFEVVDQLEDEFDIDIDTDENMDTVGKLVDYIIENQD, from the coding sequence ATGACAAAAGAAGAAGTATTCGCAAAGGTACAAGAAGTAATCGCAGACCAATTGGAAAAGGACGCAAGCAAAATCACAATGGAAACTAGTTTTTCAGAAGATTTAGAAGCAGATAGCTTAGACATCTTTGAAGTTGTGGACCAATTAGAAGATGAATTTGATATCGACATCGATACTGACGAAAACATGGATACTGTTGGTAAATTAGTTGATTACATTATTGAAAACCAAGACTAA
- the fabZ gene encoding 3-hydroxyacyl-ACP dehydratase FabZ, translated as MSILNAAEIMELIPNRYPILFMDYVDELEPGKSIIATKNVTINEEFFQGHFPGNPVMPGVLIIESLAQAASILILKSEEFAGKTAYLGAINNAKFRQIVRPGDVLKLHVEMIKKKRNMGVVETFATVGEKKVCQAQLTFIVGATDQPKA; from the coding sequence TTGAGTATTTTAAACGCGGCAGAAATCATGGAGTTAATTCCAAACCGTTATCCAATCTTATTTATGGATTACGTTGACGAATTGGAACCAGGAAAATCAATTATCGCAACTAAAAACGTCACCATTAACGAAGAATTTTTCCAAGGACACTTTCCGGGAAATCCAGTAATGCCTGGCGTATTAATTATTGAATCGTTGGCACAGGCTGCTTCAATCTTAATTTTGAAGTCCGAAGAGTTTGCGGGAAAGACGGCGTACTTAGGAGCAATTAATAACGCTAAATTCCGCCAAATTGTTCGGCCTGGAGATGTTTTGAAATTACATGTCGAAATGATTAAGAAAAAACGCAACATGGGGGTTGTGGAAACATTTGCAACCGTCGGCGAAAAGAAAGTTTGCCAAGCTCAATTGACCTTTATTGTTGGGGCAACTGACCAGCCTAAAGCATAG
- a CDS encoding ATP-binding cassette domain-containing protein, which yields MTKIFSVRNLNYVVNGTRILNSIDFDAELGDYITIVGPSGSGKSTFLKILATLLTPTSGTIMYHGEDQLAIPKIEYRKEVSYCFQQPTLFGETVRDNLAFPFEIRNHPFNADKAIRSLEQVDLTARFLDKPIVDLSGGEKQRVALVRNLLFPPKVLLLDEVTTGLDVDTKAIVHHLIEKMNQKSKITVLAITHDEAEINLAHRLVTIENGRIVGERHELNR from the coding sequence ATGACCAAAATCTTTTCCGTTCGTAATCTTAATTACGTAGTTAACGGAACCAGAATTTTGAATTCAATCGATTTTGATGCGGAACTTGGTGATTACATTACGATAGTGGGCCCCTCCGGGTCGGGGAAAAGTACTTTTTTAAAGATTTTGGCCACGTTACTGACCCCTACAAGCGGCACGATTATGTATCACGGAGAGGATCAGCTTGCGATCCCCAAAATTGAATACCGCAAGGAGGTTTCTTACTGTTTCCAACAACCAACCTTGTTTGGCGAAACGGTTCGTGACAATCTGGCGTTTCCTTTTGAAATTCGTAACCATCCTTTTAACGCGGATAAGGCAATTAGGTCACTCGAACAGGTTGACTTAACCGCACGATTCTTAGATAAGCCGATTGTGGACCTATCGGGGGGCGAAAAGCAACGGGTGGCGTTAGTCCGCAACTTGCTTTTTCCACCTAAAGTCCTTTTGTTGGATGAAGTTACTACGGGTCTAGATGTGGACACCAAGGCAATTGTCCATCATTTAATTGAAAAAATGAACCAAAAAAGCAAAATTACGGTTTTAGCAATTACACATGACGAAGCAGAAATTAATTTAGCTCATCGTTTAGTCACGATTGAAAATGGCAGAATTGTAGGTGAACGACATGAACTTAATCGTTAG
- the rpsP gene encoding 30S ribosomal protein S16 — protein MSVKIRLKRMGSKKRPFYRIVVADSRSPRDGRFIAQVGTYNPLVEPAAVKLEEEEIMNWLNNGAQPSDTVKNILSKAGIMKKYHEAKYTK, from the coding sequence ATGTCTGTAAAGATTCGTTTAAAACGTATGGGTTCGAAGAAGCGTCCTTTCTACCGTATCGTGGTTGCTGATTCACGTTCACCACGTGATGGTCGTTTTATCGCCCAAGTTGGAACATACAACCCATTAGTTGAACCAGCTGCAGTTAAGCTTGAAGAAGAAGAAATCATGAACTGGTTAAACAATGGTGCACAACCTTCGGATACGGTTAAGAATATTCTTTCTAAAGCAGGAATTATGAAGAAGTATCACGAAGCTAAATATACAAAATAG
- the fetB gene encoding iron export ABC transporter permease subunit FetB yields MNLIVSPLALSFAIILVIIALGINLHEKIGLEKDMVIGVIRAVIQLTVVGYVLTYVIKVDRVWLTILMVLIIIFNAALNAKKRADKIPHAFFISLLAISVATVTTICLLVLARAIKFTPSQIVPISGMIASNTMVAIGLCYRSMNQTFKDQRQGVLERLALGANLKQASRAIVQNSIKTGMSPTIDSAKTVGIVSLPGMMSGLIFAGVDPTKAILYQIMVTFMLLAATSIGSVIACYMAYPLFYNDDLQLK; encoded by the coding sequence ATGAACTTAATCGTTAGTCCTTTGGCGTTATCCTTCGCCATCATCTTAGTTATCATTGCGTTAGGAATTAATCTACACGAAAAAATTGGGTTGGAAAAGGACATGGTGATCGGGGTAATTCGGGCAGTTATCCAGCTAACCGTCGTGGGTTACGTTTTAACTTACGTTATTAAGGTTGACCGGGTCTGGTTAACCATCTTGATGGTATTGATCATCATTTTTAATGCCGCACTTAACGCGAAAAAACGGGCGGATAAAATTCCCCATGCGTTTTTTATTAGTCTCTTAGCCATTAGCGTGGCAACCGTGACAACCATTTGTTTACTAGTGTTAGCGCGGGCAATTAAGTTTACCCCCAGCCAAATCGTGCCAATTTCTGGGATGATTGCTAGTAACACCATGGTGGCAATCGGATTATGCTACCGCAGCATGAACCAAACTTTTAAAGACCAACGCCAAGGGGTTTTAGAACGGCTAGCGTTAGGGGCCAACTTGAAGCAAGCATCACGAGCGATTGTCCAAAATTCAATTAAAACCGGGATGTCGCCAACCATTGATTCCGCCAAAACAGTAGGGATTGTGAGTTTACCAGGAATGATGTCCGGATTAATTTTTGCCGGAGTCGATCCCACTAAGGCGATTCTGTACCAAATTATGGTAACTTTTATGTTGTTAGCAGCCACTAGTATTGGTAGTGTAATTGCTTGCTACATGGCGTATCCGCTTTTTTATAACGATGATTTACAGTTAAAATAA
- a CDS encoding ketoacyl-ACP synthase III — protein sequence MGLKIIDSAKYSPERVITNDELAQTLDTSDEWISKRTGIKRRHRIGEETNAAMATKVAEALLTKTNTAPEEVDLIVVATMSPDYQTPSVAALVQGALKASRAMAFDISAACSGFVYGMSVVNQMLQSPNYHKALLIGSEALSRLLDWEDRSTAVLFGDSAAGVLVENDPADPAGLLAERLTTYGDLGEHLTAGNVAALTDSTQSYFFQMNGRKVYEFATNRVPESIQAVLQAAEIDAKDVKYFLLHQANARIIKSVAKRLELPLEKFPINIADYGNTAAASEPLLLAELMQEHKIQRGDIIVFSGFGGGLTIGTSIIKF from the coding sequence ATGGGATTAAAAATTATTGATTCGGCAAAGTATAGTCCGGAAAGGGTTATTACTAACGACGAACTAGCGCAAACGTTAGATACGTCGGACGAATGGATTTCGAAACGAACCGGTATCAAACGGCGGCATCGGATTGGTGAGGAAACTAATGCTGCAATGGCAACTAAGGTTGCAGAAGCTTTACTTACCAAGACGAACACGGCTCCCGAAGAAGTAGATTTGATCGTGGTGGCAACCATGTCTCCGGATTACCAAACTCCTTCAGTAGCCGCACTGGTTCAAGGCGCTCTTAAGGCTTCTAGAGCCATGGCCTTCGACATTAGTGCCGCCTGCAGTGGCTTTGTTTACGGAATGAGTGTAGTGAACCAAATGCTTCAATCGCCGAACTATCATAAGGCTTTATTAATTGGTTCAGAGGCACTGTCTCGTCTGCTAGATTGGGAAGACCGGAGTACGGCAGTTTTGTTTGGCGACTCTGCAGCGGGCGTTTTAGTCGAAAATGATCCTGCTGACCCTGCAGGATTGCTTGCCGAACGGCTAACTACTTATGGTGACTTAGGGGAACACCTCACTGCTGGTAACGTGGCTGCGTTAACTGATTCAACGCAATCTTATTTTTTTCAAATGAATGGCCGCAAGGTTTACGAATTTGCAACTAACCGGGTTCCTGAATCAATCCAAGCAGTGTTACAAGCGGCGGAAATTGATGCGAAAGACGTCAAGTATTTCCTGTTGCACCAGGCAAACGCCCGCATTATTAAAAGCGTGGCCAAACGGTTGGAACTACCGTTAGAAAAATTTCCAATCAACATCGCTGACTACGGAAATACTGCCGCAGCCAGTGAGCCACTGCTTTTAGCAGAACTGATGCAGGAACATAAAATCCAACGCGGCGACATCATCGTGTTTAGCGGCTTTGGCGGTGGCTTGACCATCGGTACTAGCATAATTAAATTTTAA
- the rimM gene encoding ribosome maturation factor RimM (Essential for efficient processing of 16S rRNA), with protein sequence MNYYNVAKIVNTRGLRGELKVIAYTDFPEERFQAGTELQLFKDANATAPMQAVTVQSAKPFKGMWLIQLAGLDSINEVEKFKGMMLKIAEDQLQELGEDEFYQHEIIGLEVVEEGQTLGKVKEILSYGPNDVWVVERPGQKDLLLPYLKDVVLKVDLDKGVVEVAVPEGLD encoded by the coding sequence ATGAACTATTATAACGTGGCCAAAATCGTGAACACGCGTGGCTTACGCGGTGAATTAAAGGTGATCGCGTACACCGACTTTCCGGAAGAACGTTTCCAAGCCGGCACTGAACTGCAATTATTTAAAGACGCGAACGCAACGGCACCAATGCAAGCCGTAACGGTACAATCGGCAAAACCTTTTAAAGGCATGTGGTTAATCCAATTGGCCGGACTAGACTCAATCAACGAAGTTGAAAAGTTTAAGGGCATGATGCTAAAAATTGCGGAAGATCAACTCCAAGAGCTTGGTGAAGATGAATTTTACCAACACGAAATTATTGGGTTAGAGGTCGTTGAAGAAGGGCAAACTCTCGGTAAAGTTAAGGAAATTTTGTCCTACGGTCCTAACGATGTTTGGGTAGTTGAACGGCCAGGTCAAAAAGACTTATTGCTACCATACTTAAAGGACGTAGTATTAAAAGTTGATTTAGATAAAGGTGTTGTAGAAGTTGCGGTACCTGAGGGGTTAGATTAA
- a CDS encoding beta-hydroxyacyl-ACP dehydratase codes for MVNVQDIIPQRPPFQLIDQLINLEDGKKAVAQKQVTINEWFFGHQSELFMPEPLLIEALAQTGACALLSAPEFVGKNAFFGGIKSANFNQRVVPGNELTLTVELTKLKRQIGTGHGVIENERHEVVCEADLTFIVG; via the coding sequence ATGGTAAATGTACAAGACATCATTCCCCAACGGCCACCATTTCAATTAATTGACCAATTGATTAATTTAGAAGATGGCAAAAAGGCGGTTGCCCAAAAGCAAGTTACCATCAACGAATGGTTTTTCGGTCATCAAAGCGAACTATTTATGCCGGAACCATTATTAATTGAAGCACTTGCGCAAACGGGGGCCTGTGCACTACTATCAGCACCCGAATTTGTAGGCAAAAACGCCTTTTTTGGCGGGATTAAGTCGGCAAACTTTAACCAACGGGTAGTTCCCGGAAACGAGTTAACCCTAACCGTGGAATTAACCAAGTTGAAGCGTCAAATTGGGACGGGCCACGGGGTGATTGAAAATGAGCGACATGAAGTGGTTTGTGAAGCTGATTTAACTTTCATCGTGGGCTAG
- a CDS encoding ACP S-malonyltransferase, producing MIKAAYLFSGQGQQFEGMGQDFYKTEPAYRSLVDEASQILGQNFADPAVMDDPVNAQLAIVIFSLGVERILRQEELQAEKFVGLSLGEYSALLAAESFPLADGLAVIADRSRYMSEAGKQNPGKMVAVLNAEATVIDNALAEARKVGDVFPANYNTPKQTVFGGNTTGIERFSAALKDAGVKRVVPIKMPVASHTPYMEPASIRLAERLESVPVQAPQIPVISNTIRAPFTVNNLKDTLAKQLTHPTYFTDCLNLLDVDELDCLIEVGPGKALSGFAKKTLKKADLPIFNVDRVENLNKLREFLVTKQAEEPVS from the coding sequence ATGATTAAAGCAGCATACTTATTTAGCGGACAAGGTCAACAGTTTGAGGGGATGGGACAAGACTTCTATAAAACGGAACCAGCTTACCGGTCCTTAGTGGATGAAGCTAGTCAGATCCTAGGTCAGAATTTTGCGGACCCCGCGGTGATGGACGACCCCGTTAACGCACAATTAGCGATTGTGATTTTTAGTTTAGGGGTAGAACGAATTTTACGCCAAGAAGAACTTCAGGCAGAAAAATTTGTGGGACTGAGCTTAGGTGAGTATTCTGCATTATTAGCGGCAGAAAGTTTTCCTTTAGCGGACGGTTTAGCCGTGATTGCAGACCGGTCGCGGTACATGAGCGAAGCTGGTAAACAAAACCCTGGAAAAATGGTAGCAGTGCTTAACGCGGAGGCCACGGTAATTGACAACGCGTTAGCGGAAGCTAGAAAAGTCGGCGACGTTTTTCCAGCAAACTATAATACGCCGAAGCAAACTGTTTTCGGGGGTAACACCACGGGAATTGAACGCTTTAGCGCAGCTCTAAAGGACGCCGGCGTAAAACGTGTTGTGCCAATCAAAATGCCGGTAGCTTCACATACCCCGTATATGGAGCCGGCTAGCATTCGTTTGGCTGAGCGATTGGAAAGCGTTCCGGTTCAGGCACCGCAAATCCCGGTTATTAGCAACACCATTAGAGCACCGTTTACCGTAAACAATTTAAAGGATACCTTAGCTAAACAGCTAACGCATCCAACTTACTTTACGGATTGTTTAAACCTGCTTGACGTTGATGAATTGGATTGTCTTATTGAAGTAGGACCTGGCAAAGCGTTGAGTGGTTTTGCGAAAAAAACGCTGAAAAAGGCGGACCTGCCAATTTTTAACGTTGACCGGGTGGAAAATTTAAATAAACTACGCGAGTTCCTAGTGACTAAACAAGCTGAGGAACCGGTTAGCTAA
- the fabG gene encoding 3-oxoacyl-ACP reductase FabG produces MDIKDKVAVVTGGTKGIGLAIAKDLAQQGAKVFITARRAVEDVALQTELNDLGIVYKNLDIRADDEVGALLNELNEEQGHVDIVINNAGITRDKLLSRMSLEDFEEVIATNLVGTFSVTKYAMKIMQKQRSGNIVNISSISGTHGNVGQANYSASKAGIVGLTKTTAREGLLRNIRCNAIAPGMIETAMTGKLSDKVRAKTEEMIPMHRFGQPEEIAMAVSFLLKNDYITGQVLTVDGGLTL; encoded by the coding sequence TTGGATATTAAGGATAAAGTTGCGGTAGTTACTGGCGGAACGAAAGGAATCGGGCTTGCAATCGCTAAAGATTTAGCGCAACAAGGTGCGAAAGTCTTTATCACCGCGCGCCGGGCAGTTGAAGACGTAGCGCTACAAACCGAACTTAATGATTTAGGGATCGTCTACAAGAATTTAGACATCCGGGCTGATGACGAAGTGGGGGCATTGCTTAACGAACTTAACGAAGAGCAAGGTCACGTCGACATCGTCATTAATAACGCCGGCATCACTCGGGACAAGTTGTTAAGTCGGATGTCGTTAGAAGACTTCGAAGAGGTCATCGCAACTAATTTAGTGGGGACTTTCTCAGTTACTAAGTACGCAATGAAAATTATGCAAAAACAACGATCCGGTAATATCGTAAATATTTCTAGCATTTCGGGAACTCACGGGAATGTGGGACAGGCTAATTATTCCGCTAGTAAGGCGGGAATTGTAGGTTTGACCAAAACAACCGCTCGCGAAGGCTTGTTAAGAAATATTCGGTGCAACGCGATTGCCCCTGGGATGATCGAAACGGCGATGACAGGAAAACTAAGTGACAAGGTTCGCGCTAAGACTGAAGAAATGATTCCAATGCACCGTTTTGGGCAACCTGAAGAAATTGCCATGGCGGTAAGCTTTTTACTTAAAAATGATTACATTACTGGGCAAGTTCTGACCGTGGATGGCGGATTGACCCTTTAA
- a CDS encoding DsrE family protein, which produces MKIIMHIDEMEKWPMVLSNLAHLNEHYAETNNVIELLVNGPAVAALQTSQSQNATIKDALQPLDQLVVCQNSLKQRQISLDSLISDAKVVPSGVVELVEKQAAGYAYLRP; this is translated from the coding sequence ATGAAAATAATTATGCATATCGATGAAATGGAAAAATGGCCCATGGTACTAAGTAACCTCGCCCATTTGAACGAACATTACGCTGAAACCAATAACGTAATTGAATTACTTGTTAACGGCCCTGCAGTGGCAGCTTTACAGACTTCCCAGTCGCAAAATGCAACAATTAAAGACGCCCTCCAGCCCCTGGATCAGTTGGTCGTTTGCCAGAATTCGCTAAAACAACGACAAATTAGTCTCGATAGCTTAATTAGCGATGCCAAAGTGGTCCCTTCAGGGGTTGTTGAGTTAGTAGAAAAACAAGCTGCTGGCTATGCGTATTTACGGCCGTAA
- a CDS encoding DUF4176 domain-containing protein, translating into MAQNILPLGSVVTLKDHPERGELLIISRASVVQEEAQKEAYFDYGAVLIPEGMMTPEEVYFFNREDVGKVVYKGYVNHAEKQFAENYDRLISQTDIAKGTTDILNAPNA; encoded by the coding sequence ATGGCACAAAATATATTACCGTTAGGTTCGGTTGTAACGTTAAAAGATCATCCTGAAAGAGGAGAGTTGCTTATTATTTCAAGAGCGAGCGTGGTCCAGGAAGAAGCCCAAAAGGAAGCCTACTTCGATTATGGAGCGGTGCTCATCCCAGAAGGAATGATGACACCGGAAGAAGTTTACTTTTTTAATCGCGAAGACGTCGGTAAAGTGGTGTACAAAGGTTACGTTAACCACGCAGAAAAACAATTTGCCGAAAATTATGACCGGTTAATTAGTCAAACTGACATTGCGAAGGGAACAACGGATATTTTAAATGCACCAAACGCATAG
- a CDS encoding heavy metal-binding domain-containing protein produces the protein MEEMLVTTTERIPGKEYQVIGEVFGLTTQSKNLVRNIGAGLKNIVGGEIKDYTKMLDESRHIAVQRLRENAAAMGADAVVMMRFDSGSIGTDMQSVAAYGTAVKFIQE, from the coding sequence ATGGAAGAAATGCTAGTTACCACCACCGAACGTATCCCTGGTAAGGAATATCAAGTAATTGGAGAAGTTTTTGGTTTGACCACCCAATCTAAAAATTTAGTACGAAATATTGGAGCAGGTTTAAAAAATATTGTTGGTGGCGAAATTAAAGACTACACCAAAATGTTGGACGAATCTCGGCATATAGCAGTCCAACGTTTACGAGAAAATGCTGCGGCAATGGGTGCTGATGCCGTAGTGATGATGCGTTTTGATTCAGGTTCAATCGGCACTGACATGCAGTCGGTTGCCGCTTACGGAACTGCCGTTAAATTTATCCAAGAATAG
- the fabF gene encoding beta-ketoacyl-ACP synthase II, with product MTRRVVVTGMGALTPLGNSRDAFIEGLNESKVGIDQITHFDAEPTGITVAGEVKEFNATERLERKIAKRMDPFSQYALYTAVEAMEQADFKDGEVDPEQMGVIYGSGIGGLTTIQEQVIKMNTKGPKRVSPLFVTNSITNMAAGNISMYFNAKNTSQAIVTACASANNAIGNAFHHIKNGYADVMITGGAESSINEIGIAGFAALTALSTATDRLRASIPFDKERNGFVMGEGAATLVLEEYEHAKARGANILAEIVGYGMTSDAFHMTQPDPDGRGAIRAMEMALQEGGLTPADVDYINAHGTSTHANDSAESKAIAKVFADNDHYQVSSTKSMTGHLLGAAGAIEAVATIAALQNDVMPVNVGLQVKDPEVNIPLVTEDSRRTKVNAAISNSFGFGGHNAVLAFKR from the coding sequence ATGACTAGAAGAGTTGTTGTAACGGGAATGGGGGCACTAACCCCACTTGGTAATAGTCGGGACGCCTTTATTGAAGGGTTAAATGAATCTAAAGTAGGAATCGACCAAATTACTCATTTTGATGCTGAACCGACCGGAATTACGGTTGCTGGGGAAGTTAAAGAATTCAACGCTACCGAACGTTTAGAAAGAAAAATTGCTAAGCGGATGGATCCGTTTTCCCAGTACGCTTTGTACACCGCGGTGGAAGCCATGGAACAAGCCGATTTTAAGGATGGCGAAGTGGATCCCGAACAGATGGGGGTTATCTACGGCTCTGGAATTGGTGGGTTAACCACAATCCAAGAACAAGTAATCAAAATGAACACCAAGGGACCTAAACGAGTTTCCCCGTTGTTCGTTACTAATTCAATCACGAACATGGCGGCGGGTAATATTTCGATGTACTTTAATGCCAAAAATACTAGTCAAGCAATCGTTACGGCTTGTGCTAGCGCTAATAATGCCATTGGTAATGCGTTCCACCATATTAAAAATGGGTATGCGGACGTAATGATTACTGGTGGTGCTGAATCATCGATTAATGAAATCGGGATTGCCGGTTTTGCGGCCTTAACGGCGTTATCGACCGCGACGGATCGTTTGCGCGCTTCAATTCCATTTGATAAGGAAAGAAATGGCTTTGTCATGGGGGAAGGTGCCGCTACCTTAGTTTTAGAAGAGTACGAACATGCAAAGGCCCGTGGTGCAAACATTTTAGCAGAAATTGTCGGCTACGGAATGACTAGTGACGCTTTCCACATGACCCAGCCAGATCCTGACGGTCGCGGAGCTATCCGGGCGATGGAAATGGCCCTACAAGAAGGTGGCTTAACTCCTGCAGATGTAGACTACATTAACGCCCACGGAACCAGCACCCATGCTAATGATAGTGCGGAATCTAAAGCAATCGCGAAGGTTTTTGCTGACAATGACCATTATCAAGTAAGTAGTACCAAGTCGATGACCGGACATTTATTAGGGGCGGCAGGTGCCATTGAAGCCGTAGCCACCATCGCGGCATTGCAAAATGACGTGATGCCAGTAAACGTCGGGCTCCAAGTTAAGGATCCGGAAGTCAACATTCCGCTGGTAACGGAAGACAGCCGGCGAACAAAGGTTAACGCGGCAATCAGTAATTCCTTTGGATTTGGTGGTCATAATGCGGTATTAGCATTTAAGAGGTGA